A window of the Pristis pectinata isolate sPriPec2 chromosome 27, sPriPec2.1.pri, whole genome shotgun sequence genome harbors these coding sequences:
- the LOC127583797 gene encoding uncharacterized protein CXorf65 homolog isoform X1: MFITVLYGDNEHAHFNTYCKTQILLDYIKQNCHYETEADIDLANKNGEVQNLLQNQHGYASDALTGREVYVLVSVNRPVSPSKPRYTPLLNNDNIVNSKFLAKLGVRLDSRSQSRGKPKRLQKMSASPSSSLSFFSDGKHSTSPQGGDKNTLTPQSGEALYLNM; this comes from the exons ATGTTTATCACAGTGTTGTATGGAG ATAATGAACATGCTCACTTCAATACATACTGCAAGACCCAAATTTTGTTGGACTATATCAAACAGAACTGTCACTATGAGACTGAAG CTGATATTGATCTAGCAAACAAGAATGGAGAGGTGCAAAATCTTCTACAAAACCAGCATGGCTATGCCTCTGATGCCCTGACTGGAAGAGAGGTCTATGTTCTTGTCAGTGTGAACA GACCTGTCAGTCCCTCCAAGCCAAGATATACACCTTTACTGAACAATGATAATATTGTTAATTCAAAATTCTTAG CTAAGCTAGGAGTCCGGCTGGACTCTCGAAGTCAGTCACGAGGGAAACCAAAGAGGCTGCAAAAGATGTCTGCCTCACCATCTTCCTCTCTTTCATTCTTTTCAGATG GTAAACACAGCACTTCACCCCAAGGGGGAGACAAAAATACCTTAACACCTCAGTCTGGGGAAGCACTCTATCTGAACATGTGA
- the LOC127583797 gene encoding uncharacterized protein CXorf65 homolog isoform X2, producing MFITVLYGDNEHAHFNTYCKTQILLDYIKQNCHYETEADIDLANKNGEVQNLLQNQHGYASDALTGREVYVLVSVNRPVSPSKPRYTPLLNNDNIVNSKFLAKLGVRLDSRSQSRGKPKRLQKMSASPSSSLSFFSDGHQVREQLKKL from the exons ATGTTTATCACAGTGTTGTATGGAG ATAATGAACATGCTCACTTCAATACATACTGCAAGACCCAAATTTTGTTGGACTATATCAAACAGAACTGTCACTATGAGACTGAAG CTGATATTGATCTAGCAAACAAGAATGGAGAGGTGCAAAATCTTCTACAAAACCAGCATGGCTATGCCTCTGATGCCCTGACTGGAAGAGAGGTCTATGTTCTTGTCAGTGTGAACA GACCTGTCAGTCCCTCCAAGCCAAGATATACACCTTTACTGAACAATGATAATATTGTTAATTCAAAATTCTTAG CTAAGCTAGGAGTCCGGCTGGACTCTCGAAGTCAGTCACGAGGGAAACCAAAGAGGCTGCAAAAGATGTCTGCCTCACCATCTTCCTCTCTTTCATTCTTTTCAGATG